A genomic window from Streptomyces sp. WMMC940 includes:
- the hpnH gene encoding adenosyl-hopene transferase HpnH, producing MAMPLRQTIRVGTYLFEQKLRRREKFPLIVELEPLFACNLKCEGCGKIQHPAGILKQRMPVAQAVGAVLESGAPMVSIAGGEPLMHPQIEEIVRQLVARKKYVFLCTNALLLRKKMDRFTPSRYFAFAVHIDGLRERHDESVAKEGVFDEAVEAIKEAKRRGFRVTTNSTFFNTDTPQTVIEVLNFLNDDLEVDEMMISPAYAYEKAPDQEHFLGVEQTRELFRKAFADGNRRRWRLNHSPLFLDFLEGKVDFPCTAWAIPNYSLFGWQRPCYLMSDGYVPTYKELVEETDWSKYGRGRDPRCANCMAHCGYEPTAVLATMGSLKESLRAARETVSGSGS from the coding sequence ATGGCCATGCCGCTCCGCCAGACCATCAGGGTCGGGACCTATCTCTTCGAACAGAAGCTCCGCAGGCGTGAGAAGTTCCCGCTGATCGTGGAGCTGGAGCCGCTGTTCGCGTGCAATCTGAAGTGCGAGGGCTGCGGGAAGATCCAGCACCCGGCCGGGATCCTCAAGCAGCGGATGCCGGTCGCCCAGGCCGTGGGCGCCGTTCTGGAGTCCGGCGCCCCGATGGTCTCGATCGCGGGCGGCGAACCCTTGATGCACCCTCAGATCGAGGAGATCGTGCGGCAGCTGGTGGCGAGGAAGAAGTACGTCTTCCTCTGCACCAACGCCCTGCTGCTGCGGAAGAAGATGGACCGGTTCACCCCGTCCCGGTACTTCGCCTTCGCCGTCCACATCGACGGGCTGCGCGAGCGGCACGACGAGTCCGTCGCCAAGGAGGGCGTCTTCGACGAGGCGGTGGAGGCGATCAAGGAGGCCAAGCGGCGCGGCTTCCGCGTCACCACCAACTCCACGTTCTTCAACACCGACACCCCGCAGACGGTCATCGAGGTGCTGAACTTCCTCAACGACGACCTCGAGGTCGACGAGATGATGATCTCCCCCGCGTACGCCTACGAGAAGGCCCCCGACCAGGAGCACTTCCTCGGTGTCGAGCAGACGCGCGAGCTGTTCCGGAAGGCCTTCGCCGACGGCAACCGGCGGCGCTGGCGGCTGAACCACTCCCCGCTCTTCCTGGACTTCCTGGAGGGCAAGGTCGACTTCCCCTGCACGGCCTGGGCGATTCCGAACTACTCGCTCTTCGGCTGGCAGCGCCCCTGCTACCTGATGAGCGACGGTTACGTCCCCACGTACAAGGAGCTCGTCGAGGAGACGGACTGGAGCAAGTACGGGCGCGGCAGGGACCCGCGCTGCGCCAACTGCATGGCGCACTGCGGCTACGAGCCGACCGCCGTCCTGGCGACCATGGGCTCCCTGAAGGAGTCGTTGCGCGCCGCGCGGGAAACCGTGTCGGGTAGCGGGAGCTGA
- a CDS encoding phosphorylase family protein, with protein MSAAPGTPPADAPVPPLLIACALGIERLALRAGARSGAPGPVTLLRTGMGPKNAERALEKALGDGAGGPDRRAGAAPAAGVIASGFCAGLAPGMHPGDVVVADETRGPWGTTPCTATDVLTEALARAVPGRTVHTGPLTASDHVVRGQERTGLAATGAIAVDMESAATLRSARGAGVLPVAAVRVVVDAPEHELVRIGTVRGGISAFRVLRAVLPAFYEWHRSLLLPRR; from the coding sequence GTGTCCGCCGCCCCGGGCACGCCGCCCGCCGACGCACCGGTCCCGCCGCTGCTGATCGCCTGCGCCCTCGGTATCGAGCGGCTGGCCCTGCGCGCGGGCGCCCGCAGCGGCGCGCCGGGGCCGGTGACCCTGCTCCGAACGGGCATGGGCCCGAAGAACGCGGAACGTGCCCTCGAGAAGGCGCTGGGTGACGGAGCGGGCGGTCCCGATCGCCGTGCCGGGGCCGCCCCGGCGGCCGGGGTCATCGCCTCCGGCTTCTGCGCGGGACTCGCCCCGGGAATGCACCCCGGCGACGTGGTGGTGGCCGACGAGACCCGGGGGCCCTGGGGCACCACGCCCTGCACGGCCACGGACGTGCTGACGGAGGCGCTGGCCAGGGCGGTGCCCGGGCGCACCGTGCACACCGGCCCGCTCACCGCCTCCGACCACGTGGTGCGCGGACAGGAGCGGACCGGGCTGGCGGCGACCGGCGCGATCGCGGTGGACATGGAGTCCGCCGCGACGCTCCGCAGCGCCCGGGGAGCCGGGGTGCTCCCGGTTGCGGCCGTCCGGGTGGTCGTGGACGCTCCAGAGCATGAGCTGGTCCGTATCGGCACGGTGCGCGGTGGAATATCAGCTTTCCGCGTTCTGCGTGCCGTACTGCCCGCTTTCTACGAATGGCACCGTTCTTTGCTGCTCCCCAGGAGGTGA
- the shc gene encoding squalene--hopene cyclase: protein MTATTDGSGGAPAPRAASASERTTDHRPAPEDSGDLDTTALLTAQRSVEHLLGRQDAQGWWKADLETNVTMDAEDLLLRQFLGIQDEKTTAAAAVFIRGEQRADGTWATFYGGPGELSTTIEAYVALRLAGDRPDDPHMERAAAWVRAQGGIAASRVFTRVWLALFGWWKWEDLPELPPEIIYLPSWFPLNIYDFGCWARQTIVPLTVVSAKRPVRPAPFALDELHTDRHNPNPPRLLAPATSWDGVFQRLDRLLRGYHKVALRPLRRAAMNSAARWIIERQENDGCWGGIQPPAVYSVIALHLLGYDLDHPVMRAGLESLDRFAVWRDEATGPAGRTDGPARMIEACQSPVWDTCLTVVALSDAGVPADHPALVRAADWMLGEQITRPGDWAVRRPRLAPGGWAFEFHNDNYPDVDDTAEVVLALRRVKHPDPTRVEEAVARAGNWTLGMQSRNGAWGAFDADNTGTFPNRLPFCDFGEVVDPPSADVTAHVVEMLAHEGRAHHPRTRRGVEWLLREQEPNGAWFGRWGVNHLYGTGAVVPALTAAGVPVSHPAIRRAVGWLESVQNDDGGWGEDLRSYREESWIGRGVSTPSQTGWALLALLAAGERDGKAVGRGIAYLAAAQREDGSWDEPYFTGTGFPWDFSINYHIYRQVFPLMALGRYVHGEPSTGRNGG, encoded by the coding sequence ACGCGCAGGGCTGGTGGAAGGCCGACCTCGAGACCAACGTCACCATGGACGCCGAGGACCTGCTGCTCCGTCAGTTCCTCGGGATCCAGGACGAGAAGACCACCGCCGCCGCCGCCGTCTTCATCCGCGGCGAGCAGCGCGCGGACGGAACCTGGGCCACCTTCTACGGCGGTCCCGGCGAACTCTCCACCACCATCGAGGCGTACGTCGCCCTGCGCCTCGCCGGCGACCGCCCCGACGATCCGCACATGGAGCGCGCCGCGGCCTGGGTCCGGGCGCAGGGCGGCATCGCCGCGAGCCGCGTCTTCACCCGCGTCTGGCTGGCGCTCTTCGGCTGGTGGAAGTGGGAGGACCTGCCCGAGCTGCCGCCGGAGATCATCTATCTGCCCTCGTGGTTCCCGCTCAACATCTACGACTTCGGCTGCTGGGCCCGCCAGACCATCGTGCCGCTGACCGTCGTCTCGGCGAAGCGGCCCGTACGGCCCGCGCCGTTCGCGCTCGACGAGCTCCACACGGACCGCCACAACCCCAACCCGCCCCGTCTCCTGGCTCCGGCGACCAGTTGGGACGGGGTCTTCCAGCGCCTCGACCGGCTGCTGCGCGGCTACCACAAGGTGGCCCTGCGTCCACTGCGCCGCGCGGCGATGAACAGCGCCGCCCGCTGGATCATCGAGCGGCAGGAGAACGACGGCTGCTGGGGCGGCATCCAGCCGCCGGCCGTCTACTCCGTGATCGCCCTCCACCTGCTCGGCTACGACCTCGACCACCCGGTGATGCGCGCCGGACTGGAGTCGCTGGACCGCTTCGCCGTGTGGCGGGACGAGGCCACCGGGCCGGCGGGCCGTACCGACGGCCCCGCCAGGATGATCGAGGCCTGCCAGTCGCCCGTGTGGGACACCTGCCTGACCGTCGTCGCGCTCTCCGACGCGGGGGTGCCCGCGGACCACCCGGCACTGGTCAGGGCAGCCGACTGGATGCTCGGCGAGCAGATCACCCGGCCCGGCGACTGGGCCGTGCGCCGGCCGCGCCTCGCCCCCGGCGGCTGGGCGTTCGAGTTCCACAACGACAACTACCCGGACGTCGACGACACGGCCGAGGTCGTCCTCGCGCTGCGCCGGGTGAAGCACCCGGACCCGACCCGCGTCGAGGAGGCGGTCGCCCGGGCGGGCAACTGGACGTTGGGGATGCAGTCGAGGAACGGCGCCTGGGGCGCGTTCGACGCCGACAACACCGGCACCTTCCCGAACCGGCTGCCGTTCTGCGACTTCGGGGAGGTCGTCGACCCGCCGTCCGCCGACGTCACGGCGCACGTCGTGGAGATGCTGGCCCACGAGGGACGGGCCCACCACCCGCGCACCCGCCGCGGAGTCGAGTGGCTGCTGCGCGAGCAGGAGCCGAACGGCGCCTGGTTCGGGCGGTGGGGCGTCAACCACCTCTACGGCACGGGAGCGGTCGTCCCGGCACTCACCGCGGCCGGGGTGCCCGTCTCGCACCCCGCGATCCGCCGGGCCGTCGGCTGGCTGGAGTCCGTCCAGAACGACGACGGCGGCTGGGGCGAGGACCTGCGCTCGTACCGCGAGGAGTCGTGGATCGGCCGCGGCGTCTCCACGCCCTCCCAGACCGGCTGGGCGCTGCTGGCGCTGCTCGCGGCGGGGGAGCGGGACGGGAAGGCCGTCGGGAGGGGCATCGCGTACCTCGCCGCCGCGCAGCGCGAGGACGGCTCGTGGGACGAGCCGTACTTCACCGGGACCGGCTTCCCCTGGGACTTCTCCATCAACTACCACATCTACCGGCAGGTCTTCCCGCTGATGGCCCTCGGCCGGTACGTGCACGGGGAGCCGTCCACCGGCCGGAACGGGGGCTGA